A genomic window from Cupriavidus basilensis includes:
- a CDS encoding YXWGXW repeat-containing protein: MAISKPHAPARRRLLRAALPALASLAVLGSLAGCVTERVVVRQPAPAPPHQMVRNMPPPVHEDRGPAPAYGWNWVPGHWKWEGNDWFWVHGRWVQQPVPAMPPVIVEQITVTPAAHAYWVPGHWVWRFEGGGWVWMKGAWRG, translated from the coding sequence ATGGCAATCAGCAAACCCCATGCGCCAGCACGGCGCCGCCTGCTCCGCGCCGCCCTGCCGGCGCTCGCCTCACTGGCGGTGCTCGGCAGCCTCGCCGGCTGCGTGACCGAGCGCGTGGTAGTACGGCAACCGGCGCCTGCGCCACCCCACCAGATGGTCCGCAACATGCCGCCGCCGGTGCACGAAGACCGCGGCCCCGCGCCTGCCTACGGCTGGAACTGGGTGCCGGGCCACTGGAAATGGGAGGGTAACGACTGGTTCTGGGTGCACGGCCGCTGGGTCCAGCAACCGGTGCCGGCGATGCCGCCCGTGATCGTGGAACAGATCACGGTCACCCCCGCCGCACACGCCTACTGGGTGCCCGGACACTGGGTCTGGCGCTTCGAGGGCGGCGGCTGGGTCTGGATGAAGGGCGCCTGGCGCGGCTAA
- a CDS encoding NAD(P)-binding domain-containing protein: METIGRHRRLLTGSASLALLAMWLGLSPSRLRAQASREGAPVPIGVIGSGRIGGTLGGLWVKAGHPVLFSSRHPDELKPLVEKLGPLARAGTVAEALAFSNVIFLAVPYKALPEISAEYGKAFAGKVVVDATNALRARDGAVAEEAMRKGIGITTAKYLRGARIVRAFNFMGATNFANQNHRAEGLIAVPIAADDPKALRIGEQLVRDAGFEPVVVGRLATADSFAPGGPLFHQIGSADAMRARMAEQAGKMVQKPE, encoded by the coding sequence ATCGAAACCATCGGCCGGCACCGCCGCCTGCTCACCGGCAGCGCGAGCCTGGCCTTGCTGGCGATGTGGCTGGGGCTCTCGCCCTCGCGCTTGCGCGCGCAGGCAAGCCGGGAAGGCGCCCCCGTGCCCATCGGCGTGATCGGCTCGGGCCGCATCGGCGGCACGTTGGGCGGGCTGTGGGTGAAGGCGGGCCATCCCGTCCTGTTCTCCTCGCGCCACCCGGATGAACTCAAGCCGCTGGTCGAAAAACTTGGCCCGCTTGCCCGCGCGGGCACGGTGGCCGAGGCGCTGGCGTTTTCCAATGTGATTTTTCTCGCCGTCCCTTACAAGGCGTTGCCTGAGATATCGGCGGAGTACGGCAAGGCCTTTGCCGGCAAAGTGGTGGTGGATGCGACCAACGCCTTGCGCGCGCGCGATGGCGCCGTCGCCGAAGAGGCGATGCGCAAGGGCATCGGCATCACCACCGCAAAGTACCTGCGCGGCGCGCGTATCGTGCGCGCCTTCAATTTCATGGGCGCCACCAACTTTGCCAATCAGAACCACCGGGCCGAGGGCCTGATCGCGGTGCCGATCGCCGCCGACGATCCGAAGGCCCTGCGCATCGGCGAGCAACTGGTGCGCGATGCCGGCTTCGAGCCGGTCGTGGTCGGCCGGCTCGCCACGGCCGACAGCTTCGCCCCGGGCGGACCGCTGTTCCATCAGATCGGCTCGGCCGACGCCATGCGCGCGCGCATGGCGGAGCAGGCTGGGAAGATGGTGCAGAAGCCTGAGTGA